The Falco peregrinus isolate bFalPer1 chromosome 1, bFalPer1.pri, whole genome shotgun sequence genome has a window encoding:
- the TOR4A gene encoding torsin-4A — translation MDGELPSAEVDGEVSSAAEGGEVPSAESDTEGEVPCAESSAGGEMPGAETNTKEEAPCAESSVEGEMPGADSDREGEMPCAESDAKGEASCYETDGEEVLEAEIPAASKKMSSISSPLRAIIRLRRRYRLQKKSRLHLELSREKSSELVHTRLLQRQLSLNRTSLYGPSMSFFNEAGLETSRYFTFDTSVEQYAMKKCRQKKNRRKSRIVLYPDKTKRYLPTEEKSKAKRCLLLLIVIIFFQILNAIENLDDNLQKYDLDGLEKTMHREVFGQKVAVESIMELLKDYLATHIHNKPLVISLNGPTGVGKSHVGWLLAKHFRSVMDNDFVLQYFVMHHCPSGVAPLTCEIDLSRKISDMVTRAEIEEKIPLFILDEVELMSPVLLDTLSRFFEPNQTNEFLNAIYILISNIGGGEIAKFVIQNASAELLHQQRGAEELLSIIQPVLIDAHPLWKSADIIPFVLLEKTHVINCFLEEMRREGLYPDQKHIENLASQLSYYTTGDKEYSSMGCKQVVAKVNLL, via the coding sequence ATGGATGGAGAGCTGCCCTCTGCTGAGGTGGATGGGGAGGTGTCCTCTGCTGCGGAGGGAGGAGAGGTGCCCAGTGCGGAGAGCGATACCGAAGGAGAGGTGCCCTGTGCGGagagcagtgcaggaggagagaTGCCTGGGGCTGAGACCAACACAAAAGAAGAGGCACCTTGTGCTGAGAGCAGTGTGGAAGGAGAGATGCCCGGGGCTGACAGtgacagagaaggggaaatgcCCTGTGCTGAGAGTGATGCAAAAGGAGAGGCATCTTGCTATGAAACCGATGGGGAAGAAGTACTGGAAGCTGAAATCCCTGCTGcttcaaagaaaatgtcttctatTTCTTCTCCCTTGCGGGCAATCATCCGCTTGCGACGACGATACCggctgcaaaagaaaagccGCCTGCATTTAGAGCTCTCTCGAGAAAAGTCTTCAGAGCTTGTCCATACAAGGCTGCTTCAAAGGCAGCTTTCCTTGAACCGAACTAGCCTGTACGGCCCTTCCATGTCCTTCTTTAATGAGGCAGGCTTAGAAACTTCCCGGTACTTTACCTTTGACACATCTGTGGAGCAGTATGCAATGAAaaaatgcaggcagaaaaagaaCCGCAGAAAATCTAGGATAGTCCTGTATCcagataaaacaaaaagataccttccaacagaggagaaaagcaaggcaaaacGCTGCCTCCTCTTACTCATTGTCATTATCTTCTTCCAGATTCTCAATGCAATAGAGAACCTGGATGATAACCTCCAAAAATATGACCTAGATGGTTTGGAAAAAACAATGCACCGGGAAGTATTTGGGCAGAAGGTTGCTGTGGAAAGTATTATGGAATTACTGAAAGACTATCTGGCTACCCATATACACAACAAGCCTCTAGTAATCTCTTTAAATGGCCCGACAGGAGTTGGAAAGAGTCATGttggctggctgctggccaaACACTTTCGGTCTGTCATGGACAATGACTTTGTGCTTCAGTACTTTGTTATGCACCACTGCCCCAGTGGGGTGGCTCCTCTTACTTGTGAAATAGATTTGTCTCGGAAGATTTCTGACATGGTTACAAGAGCAGAAATAGAAGAGAAGATACCATTGTTTATTCTGGATGAGGTTGAACTCATGTCTCCGGTCCTGCTGGATACTCTCAGCCGATTCTTTGAACCCAATCAAACTAATGAGTTCCTCAATGCCATCTACATTTTAATAAGCAACATAGGAGGTGGTGAAATAGCTAAGTTTGTTATCCAGAATGCATCTGCTGAGCTTCTGCATCAGCAAAGGGGAGCTGAAGAACTGCTCAGCATCATCCAGCCTGTACTGATTGATGCCCACCCTCTCTGGAAGTCTGCAGACATCATCCCGTTTGTTCTTCTGGAGAAAACTCACGTCATAAACTGCTTCCTAGAGGAAATGAGGAGGGAAGGGCTGTATCCCGACCAGAAGCACATCGAAAATTTAGCGAGTCAGCTCAGTTACTACACTACAGGGGACAAGGAGTATTCCAGCATGGGCTGCAAGCAGGTTGTGGCCAAAGTCAACCTGCTGTAG